Proteins encoded by one window of Xanthomonas sp. DAR 80977:
- a CDS encoding protein kinase family protein, with protein MAYPSLEQYNEALQSPQFVLQDPELKHGKLKTTGLGLPLALCGGFALTYTVTVGAKKFALRCFHKESRELERRYQAISARLKQLNSPYFLPFEFSPNGIRIQGNAYPIVKMAWASGRTLAEFLEAEHRNIAALRKLRSALAALAAFLEHNNLAHGDIQPENVMVSADGATVQLIDYDGMFVESLNGAKATELGQLNFQHPQRSADKFSPTLDRFSFLTLDVALQALMASPKIWATSRSEPSAVVFRRNDFINPGASAVFQEAVAIAGLKSHVENLGKVAAGSFAGIPSLADFLQGKGIPIGPITIRPNNTVVVYQGPYVVCDATNYAQVLGMVGNRVELVGKIHSVKKGWAKNKKPYVFVNFSDWRGQAVKLAIWVDGMDAIKPHVPDTSWVGRWVSVAGLVDPPYSNTGYTHLSITITAPGQLQQLPEKDARFRLAVAGRPVAGGVPASNTRNSDILVDMGVKGSSGTKLPPPQPRAPPPVQTRNQQLLTGMQRQTPQVSAPPRHTPTRSLPPRPSPPPARPASSSKSGCLSLLILGGLLLLWRLVAG; from the coding sequence AATACAACGAGGCCCTTCAGTCACCGCAGTTTGTCCTGCAAGACCCAGAGTTGAAGCACGGAAAGCTGAAGACCACAGGCCTGGGACTGCCGTTGGCACTTTGTGGTGGGTTTGCGCTGACTTACACAGTGACAGTTGGCGCCAAAAAGTTCGCGCTGCGCTGCTTTCACAAAGAATCTCGCGAGCTAGAACGTCGTTATCAGGCGATCTCGGCTCGCCTGAAGCAGCTTAATAGCCCTTACTTCCTGCCGTTTGAGTTCAGCCCTAACGGTATTCGCATCCAGGGCAATGCGTATCCCATCGTCAAGATGGCTTGGGCTAGCGGGCGCACGCTGGCCGAGTTCCTCGAAGCCGAGCATCGCAACATCGCAGCGCTCCGGAAGTTGCGTAGCGCCTTAGCGGCTTTGGCCGCATTTCTTGAGCACAACAACCTTGCTCACGGCGACATTCAGCCGGAGAACGTCATGGTCAGTGCGGATGGTGCCACCGTCCAGCTGATTGACTACGATGGTATGTTCGTTGAGTCCCTCAACGGGGCTAAAGCAACAGAGCTGGGACAGCTAAATTTCCAGCATCCTCAGCGTTCAGCAGATAAATTCAGTCCCACGCTGGATCGATTTTCGTTCCTCACGCTGGACGTCGCACTTCAAGCGCTGATGGCTTCGCCGAAGATCTGGGCTACGTCCCGATCCGAGCCCAGCGCCGTAGTGTTTCGCCGCAACGATTTTATCAACCCCGGTGCATCCGCTGTGTTCCAAGAAGCGGTGGCCATTGCTGGACTCAAGTCACACGTTGAGAACCTGGGAAAGGTCGCAGCGGGCAGTTTTGCAGGCATTCCGTCACTGGCGGATTTCCTGCAAGGCAAGGGAATTCCGATTGGACCAATCACCATCCGTCCCAACAATACGGTGGTGGTTTATCAGGGGCCCTACGTGGTATGCGATGCCACCAACTATGCTCAGGTGCTGGGTATGGTGGGCAATCGCGTCGAGCTGGTTGGCAAGATCCATTCGGTGAAGAAGGGGTGGGCAAAGAACAAGAAGCCCTACGTCTTCGTCAATTTCTCCGATTGGAGAGGCCAAGCAGTCAAGTTGGCAATTTGGGTAGACGGCATGGATGCCATCAAGCCCCATGTCCCTGACACATCGTGGGTAGGGCGCTGGGTGTCCGTAGCGGGCTTGGTTGATCCTCCCTACAGCAATACTGGCTACACCCACCTATCCATCACTATCACCGCGCCGGGTCAGCTTCAGCAGTTACCCGAGAAGGACGCCAGGTTCCGGCTTGCAGTGGCTGGAAGACCAGTTGCTGGTGGTGTGCCGGCCAGCAACACCCGCAATAGCGACATCCTCGTCGATATGGGGGTTAAGGGATCTTCCGGAACAAAGTTACCGCCGCCTCAACCACGCGCGCCACCCCCTGTTCAAACACGCAACCAGCAACTTCTTACGGGGATGCAGCGTCAAACACCGCAGGTCTCTGCGCCTCCGCGACACACGCCTACACGTTCCTTGCCTCCACGTCCCTCGCCGCCGCCAGCACGCCCGGCATCTTCTTCCAAAAGTGGATGCCTCTCCCTGTTGATCCTGGGAGGCCTGTTGCTCCTGTGGCGACTTGTTGCGGGGTAG